Proteins found in one Abyssibius alkaniclasticus genomic segment:
- a CDS encoding sugar O-acetyltransferase, translated as MNENYRKMLAGEPHNGGDAYLLDLQAQASTRKAALDAISSHDIEGRIGAMQALLGKMDGPCMIRPPFTVEYGIHLHFGAFVFINAGATFLDSNIIAIGSQTMVGPNAQFITATHPIRPEDRFGPPVGDRPIPFSVVNISKPITIGEKCWIGAGAIIMPGVTIGDGTVVGAGAVVTKSLPARVVAVGSPARIIKSVDDA; from the coding sequence ATGAACGAAAACTACCGCAAAATGCTGGCCGGTGAGCCGCATAACGGTGGCGATGCCTATCTGCTCGACCTTCAGGCGCAGGCATCAACGCGCAAGGCCGCGCTCGACGCGATTTCATCGCATGACATTGAAGGGCGCATCGGCGCGATGCAGGCCTTGCTTGGCAAAATGGACGGGCCGTGCATGATCCGCCCGCCATTCACGGTGGAATACGGCATCCATTTGCATTTCGGTGCCTTTGTGTTCATCAATGCCGGCGCGACATTTCTGGATAGCAACATCATTGCCATCGGTTCGCAAACGATGGTTGGCCCCAATGCGCAGTTCATCACGGCAACGCATCCCATCCGCCCCGAAGACCGTTTCGGCCCGCCGGTAGGCGACCGCCCGATACCGTTTTCGGTGGTGAATATCTCAAAGCCCATTACCATTGGCGAAAAATGCTGGATCGGGGCAGGGGCCATCATCATGCCCGGCGTAACGATTGGCGATGGCACGGTGGTGGGCGCCGGTGCGGTTGTGACCAAATCACTGCCCGCCCGCGTTGTGGCCGTGGGCAGCCCGGCGCGCATCATCAAATCGGTCGATGACGCCTAG
- the tsf gene encoding translation elongation factor Ts, translated as MSITASMVKELRDSTGVGMMDAKKALVENNGDMEASVDWLRTKGLAKAAKKAGRVAAEGLVGAMVSGNSGVVVEVNSETDFVAQNAEFQALVGDITNVAITVEDFDALLAAPLKGKTVAEVVTDKIVTIGENMSVRRMARLSGDSVAMYVHNAVADGKGKIGVLVALKGTDNGIGKQIAMHIAATNPASLSEADLSAELVEREKTVLTEQARESGKPEAIIENMIKGRMQKFFQEVTLLNQAFVINPDLTVGAAAKEAGVEITGFVRMGVGEGIEKEEEDFAAEVAKTRGA; from the coding sequence ATGTCGATCACCGCAAGCATGGTAAAAGAACTGCGCGATTCCACCGGCGTAGGCATGATGGACGCGAAAAAAGCCCTTGTTGAAAACAATGGCGATATGGAAGCCTCGGTTGACTGGCTGCGCACCAAAGGCCTGGCCAAGGCCGCCAAAAAGGCTGGCCGCGTGGCTGCGGAAGGTCTGGTCGGCGCTATGGTGTCGGGCAATTCCGGCGTTGTTGTCGAGGTGAACTCGGAAACCGACTTTGTCGCCCAGAACGCCGAGTTTCAGGCGCTGGTTGGTGACATCACCAATGTCGCCATTACCGTTGAGGATTTCGACGCGCTGCTGGCTGCCCCGCTGAAAGGCAAAACCGTTGCCGAGGTTGTAACCGACAAGATCGTGACGATTGGCGAGAATATGAGCGTGCGCCGCATGGCCCGGCTGAGCGGCGACTCCGTGGCGATGTATGTGCATAACGCGGTCGCCGATGGCAAAGGCAAAATCGGCGTGCTGGTTGCACTGAAAGGCACCGACAACGGAATTGGCAAGCAGATTGCCATGCATATCGCCGCCACCAACCCCGCCTCGCTTTCCGAGGCTGATTTGTCGGCTGAACTGGTTGAGCGCGAGAAAACCGTGTTGACCGAGCAGGCCCGCGAATCCGGCAAGCCCGAAGCGATCATCGAAAACATGATCAAGGGCCGTATGCAGAAATTCTTCCAGGAAGTGACCCTGCTGAACCAGGCTTTCGTGATCAACCCCGACCTGACGGTTGGCGCGGCCGCCAAGGAAGCTGGCGTTGAAATCACCGGTTTCGTGCGCATGGGCGTTGGCGAAGGTATTGAAAAAGAAGAAGAGGATTTTGCAGCCGAGGTTGCAAAAACCCGCGGCGCATAA
- the rpsB gene encoding 30S ribosomal protein S2, with the protein MALPEFTLRQLLEAGVHFGHQTHRWNPLMGPYIYGDRNGIHIMDLTQTVPLLDAALQAVAATVAKGGRILFVGTKRQASKAIAEAAERSAQYYMNHRWLGGTLTNWKTVSNSIARLKHIDEALEGGAAGLTKKERLNMEREQAKLQASLGGIRSMGGVPDLIFVIDTNKEALAITEARKLGIPVIAVLDTNSDPRGIDFPIPGNDDAGRAIALYTDLIARAALDGMAQQMGARGVDVGAMEEAPSEEAIAAEGAAE; encoded by the coding sequence ATGGCTCTACCCGAGTTCACATTGCGCCAGCTCTTGGAAGCAGGCGTTCACTTTGGCCACCAGACACATCGCTGGAACCCGCTGATGGGCCCGTATATCTACGGCGACCGTAACGGCATCCACATCATGGACCTGACACAGACCGTGCCGCTGCTCGATGCAGCCCTGCAGGCTGTTGCTGCTACCGTTGCCAAGGGCGGGCGCATTCTGTTCGTTGGCACCAAGCGTCAGGCTTCAAAGGCGATTGCAGAAGCCGCCGAGCGTTCGGCACAGTATTACATGAACCACCGCTGGCTGGGCGGCACGCTGACCAACTGGAAAACCGTGTCCAACTCGATCGCGCGGCTCAAGCATATCGACGAGGCGCTTGAAGGCGGGGCCGCCGGCCTGACCAAGAAAGAGCGTTTGAACATGGAACGCGAGCAGGCCAAATTGCAGGCATCGCTTGGCGGTATCCGCTCGATGGGTGGCGTGCCTGATCTGATCTTCGTGATCGACACCAACAAAGAAGCGCTGGCCATTACCGAAGCCAGAAAACTCGGCATTCCGGTGATTGCGGTGCTTGACACCAACTCCGATCCGCGCGGCATCGACTTCCCGATCCCCGGCAATGACGATGCCGGCCGCGCCATCGCGCTTTACACCGACCTGATCGCGCGTGCCGCGCTTGACGGTATGGCCCAGCAGATGGGCGCACGTGGTGTTGACGTTGGCGCAATGGAAGAAGCCCCGAGCGAAGAGGCGATTGCCGCCGAAGGCGCTGCTGAATAA
- a CDS encoding lysophospholipid acyltransferase family protein, with translation MKTGAHIDPKYISFNQSLPRGLQSGTIRLIENLTGRIKVLRLAHKHATEPALPGNFWKQALTRMRVDNEVSDAALARIPKTGPLVVFANHPHGLVDGMVLCNNIARVRSDFKILTRPFLTKLEEINPHMMPVAYNHEPDAIEKNIQMHKDAIAHVRGGGCLILFPAGAVARAKSWWGDAEEMEWTPFMARLILRGHAQALPMYFSTQNSRWFQMAAQFSDTARQGLLMHEIARSFGTTMRPIVGQPIPHTAFQGMGLKMPEMTRKLYEITMALAHSPDGDALPAELNLPRAAE, from the coding sequence ATGAAAACCGGTGCCCATATTGACCCGAAATATATTTCGTTCAACCAGTCGCTGCCGCGCGGGTTGCAATCGGGCACCATTCGGCTGATCGAGAACCTGACGGGGCGCATCAAGGTGCTGCGCCTGGCGCATAAACATGCCACCGAGCCTGCCTTGCCCGGCAATTTCTGGAAACAGGCGCTGACCCGGATGCGGGTGGATAACGAAGTATCCGACGCCGCCCTTGCCCGCATTCCCAAAACCGGCCCGCTGGTGGTGTTCGCCAACCACCCGCATGGTTTGGTTGACGGGATGGTGCTGTGCAACAATATCGCGCGCGTGCGCTCCGATTTCAAAATCCTGACCCGCCCGTTTCTGACCAAGCTTGAAGAGATCAACCCGCATATGATGCCCGTGGCCTATAACCACGAGCCCGATGCGATTGAGAAAAATATCCAGATGCATAAAGACGCCATTGCCCATGTGCGTGGCGGTGGCTGTCTCATCCTGTTTCCCGCCGGGGCCGTGGCCCGCGCCAAAAGCTGGTGGGGCGATGCCGAGGAGATGGAGTGGACGCCCTTCATGGCGCGGCTCATTCTGCGCGGCCATGCACAGGCGCTGCCCATGTATTTCAGCACGCAGAACAGCCGCTGGTTCCAGATGGCAGCGCAGTTTTCCGACACGGCGCGCCAGGGTCTGCTGATGCATGAAATCGCCCGCAGCTTCGGCACCACGATGCGCCCCATTGTCGGCCAGCCGATTCCGCATACCGCCTTTCAGGGCATGGGGCTGAAAATGCCGGAAATGACCCGCAAACTATACGAAATAACAATGGCGCTGGCCCATTCCCCCGATGGCGACGCCTTGCCGGCCGAGTTGAACCTGCCGCGCGCTGCTGAATGA
- a CDS encoding PfkB family carbohydrate kinase, producing the protein MSLPPVLCIGAALWDVLAAASRSMKIGDDIPGTIIRRPGGVALNVAVALAAHGVPPGLLATIGADTDGDTLVALLEAQGVDCRHVLRTAAPTDSYLVIESPGGDIFGAIADCAGLEQADTAVLAPAISGALAPFSGEAVVDGNLPDSVLARLHDLLPQARLSLVPASPGKAARLREPIKHGHAAIYVNRFEAEIICESAFADSASAACALVEMGARFALVTNSAAPASLANAAHCISRTPPRVNSISTTGAGDVVLAAHFAARLASPDPDSEAAMTAQLTAALDAAAAHITKATT; encoded by the coding sequence ATGAGTTTGCCGCCGGTTCTGTGCATTGGCGCAGCCCTGTGGGATGTGCTTGCCGCGGCCAGCCGCAGCATGAAGATCGGCGATGATATTCCCGGCACGATCATCCGCCGCCCCGGCGGCGTGGCGCTGAACGTGGCCGTGGCGCTGGCCGCGCATGGCGTTCCGCCCGGGCTGCTGGCCACGATTGGCGCGGATACCGATGGCGACACGCTGGTCGCGCTGCTTGAAGCCCAGGGCGTTGATTGCCGCCATGTCTTGCGCACGGCCGCGCCGACCGACAGCTATCTGGTCATCGAATCCCCCGGTGGGGACATTTTTGGCGCGATTGCCGATTGCGCGGGCCTGGAGCAGGCCGATACCGCCGTGCTTGCCCCCGCCATCAGCGGCGCGCTGGCGCCGTTCAGTGGCGAAGCGGTGGTCGATGGCAACCTGCCCGACAGCGTGCTTGCCCGCCTGCACGACCTGCTGCCACAGGCGCGGCTGTCGCTTGTGCCCGCCTCGCCCGGCAAGGCCGCCCGCCTGCGCGAGCCGATCAAACACGGCCATGCCGCGATTTATGTGAACAGGTTCGAGGCCGAGATCATTTGCGAATCTGCCTTTGCCGATAGCGCCAGCGCCGCTTGCGCCCTGGTTGAAATGGGCGCGCGTTTTGCCCTTGTGACCAACAGCGCCGCCCCCGCCAGCCTTGCCAATGCCGCCCATTGCATCAGTCGCACGCCGCCAAGGGTGAACAGCATTTCCACCACCGGGGCGGGCGATGTTGTGCTGGCCGCGCATTTTGCCGCCCGCCTTGCCAGCCCCGACCCCGATAGCGAAGCGGCGATGACCGCACAACTGACAGCCGCGCTGGATGCCGCCGCTGCCCATATTACAAAGGCCACAACATGA
- a CDS encoding pseudouridine-5'-phosphate glycosidase yields MKLPLVFSAEVTAARAAGTPVVALESTIITHGMPWPQNYETAKLVEDDIRKGGAVPATIAILNGAIHIGLDDARLAELAQMKNVAKLSRADLAVALATGIAGATTVACTMICAHLAGIQVFATGGIGGVHQGAESSFDISADLMELAQTPVTVVAAGAKAILDIPKTLEVLETQGVPVIAYGQDEFPAFWSRKSGIPAPLRLDEPAQIAAAQKMRTALGLPGGQLVANPVPVESEISRDALAPIIAAAQARATAEGISGKAVTPFLLGAILEATDGASLATNIALVRNNARLAAEIAQHFG; encoded by the coding sequence ATGAAGCTCCCCCTTGTCTTTTCCGCCGAAGTTACCGCCGCACGCGCGGCAGGCACGCCTGTTGTGGCGCTGGAATCCACCATCATCACCCACGGAATGCCCTGGCCGCAAAACTATGAAACCGCCAAGCTGGTAGAGGATGACATTCGCAAAGGCGGGGCCGTTCCGGCCACAATCGCCATTCTGAACGGTGCCATCCATATCGGCCTTGATGATGCGCGCCTTGCCGAGCTTGCCCAAATGAAGAACGTCGCCAAACTGTCGCGCGCCGATCTGGCCGTGGCCTTGGCCACCGGCATTGCCGGGGCAACAACCGTGGCCTGCACAATGATTTGCGCGCATCTGGCGGGCATTCAGGTCTTTGCCACGGGCGGCATTGGCGGCGTGCATCAGGGGGCGGAAAGCAGCTTTGACATTTCGGCCGACCTGATGGAATTGGCCCAAACCCCCGTAACCGTTGTGGCGGCGGGGGCAAAAGCCATTCTCGACATTCCCAAAACGCTTGAAGTGCTTGAAACACAGGGCGTGCCGGTCATCGCCTATGGGCAAGACGAGTTTCCGGCCTTCTGGTCGCGCAAAAGCGGCATCCCTGCCCCGCTGCGGCTGGATGAACCAGCCCAAATTGCCGCCGCACAGAAAATGCGCACCGCCCTTGGCCTGCCCGGCGGCCAGCTCGTGGCCAACCCCGTGCCGGTTGAAAGCGAGATCAGCCGCGACGCCCTTGCCCCGATCATTGCCGCCGCCCAGGCCAGGGCCACGGCCGAGGGTATCAGCGGCAAGGCGGTCACACCCTTCCTGCTGGGTGCAATACTCGAGGCGACCGACGGCGCCTCGCTGGCCACAAACATTGCGCTTGTGCGCAACAACGCCCGGCTGGCGGCTGAAATTGCGCAACATTTCGGCTAA
- a CDS encoding extracellular solute-binding protein, giving the protein MMSRMGGFIAAAAAVLALGTGVGGVAQAEPSYAISMYGTPALGPDYTNLPYANPDAPKGGQVIYSEYGGFDAFSPYIVKGRAPYGVRAHVYESLMGRSYDEPFTLYCLICETIDTNDERSFVEFTLREEAAFSNGEQITVEDVIWSFETLGTRGVPSYLNTWNKVESVTQTGPRSVRFEFNTEDRELVLIIGLRPILRKADWPEGRDFEESDLVVPIGSGPYVVGDFEPGRYINFDRNPDYWGRDLPFNRGRHNLDRIRYEYFTDANAMFQSFTAGLTNVFRDGEPRRWEEGYTFPAAVNGEIVQSVIQHQRPSGMSGFVLNTRREIFADWRVREALILAFNFEFINQTVNQSRYPRIASYFSNTRFGMGQGAPSDAVVALLEPFADSLTPDALEPYALPVASGGERNRTNSRAALALFEAAGWTVQDGVLKNQAGEAFTFEFTLSTPDEERLASLYTQQLAAIGIFPTTQLVDRAQMTERRDNYDYDVTTYSWGMSLSPGNEQRLYWGSNGVEQPGTRNYAGVNSPAVDAMVEAMLTSRDDAAFTAAAQALDRALMTGRYVVPFWYNPESWLAHDARLRYPDYIPIYGDWVGFLPDVWWWEDAE; this is encoded by the coding sequence ATGATGAGCAGGATGGGCGGTTTTATCGCGGCGGCAGCAGCGGTGCTGGCGCTTGGCACGGGGGTTGGCGGCGTGGCGCAGGCCGAGCCGAGCTATGCAATTTCCATGTATGGCACTCCCGCTTTGGGGCCGGATTATACGAATTTGCCCTATGCCAACCCCGATGCGCCCAAGGGCGGGCAGGTGATTTATAGCGAATATGGTGGGTTTGACGCGTTCAGCCCCTATATCGTGAAGGGGCGCGCCCCTTACGGCGTGCGCGCCCATGTCTACGAATCACTCATGGGGCGCAGTTATGACGAGCCGTTCACGCTTTACTGCCTGATCTGCGAAACCATCGATACGAATGACGAACGCAGCTTTGTCGAGTTTACCTTGCGCGAGGAAGCGGCGTTTTCCAATGGCGAGCAGATCACTGTCGAAGATGTGATCTGGTCGTTTGAAACACTCGGCACGCGGGGGGTTCCGTCTTATCTCAACACCTGGAACAAGGTCGAATCTGTCACCCAGACCGGCCCGCGCTCTGTCCGATTCGAGTTCAACACCGAAGATCGCGAGCTTGTTCTGATCATCGGACTGCGCCCGATTCTGCGCAAGGCCGACTGGCCCGAGGGGCGCGATTTCGAGGAAAGCGACCTTGTCGTGCCCATCGGCTCTGGCCCCTATGTGGTGGGCGATTTCGAGCCGGGCCGCTATATCAACTTTGACCGCAACCCCGATTATTGGGGGCGTGACCTGCCCTTCAACCGCGGGCGGCACAACCTTGACCGGATCCGCTATGAGTATTTCACCGATGCCAATGCGATGTTCCAAAGCTTTACCGCCGGGCTGACAAATGTGTTCCGCGATGGCGAGCCGCGCCGCTGGGAAGAGGGCTATACCTTTCCGGCCGCTGTGAATGGCGAGATCGTGCAATCGGTCATCCAGCATCAGCGGCCATCGGGCATGTCGGGCTTTGTGCTGAACACGCGGCGCGAAATATTCGCCGATTGGCGGGTGCGCGAGGCGTTGATTCTGGCCTTCAACTTCGAGTTCATCAACCAGACGGTGAACCAGTCGCGCTATCCGCGCATTGCCTCATACTTTTCCAACACGCGCTTTGGCATGGGGCAGGGGGCACCTTCGGATGCGGTCGTGGCCCTGCTGGAACCCTTTGCCGATAGCCTGACGCCCGATGCGCTGGAGCCCTACGCGCTGCCGGTGGCATCGGGTGGCGAGCGTAATCGCACAAATTCCCGTGCGGCGCTGGCGCTGTTTGAGGCGGCGGGCTGGACCGTGCAGGACGGCGTGTTGAAAAACCAGGCGGGTGAAGCCTTTACCTTCGAGTTTACCCTTTCCACCCCCGATGAAGAGCGGCTGGCCAGCCTTTACACGCAGCAACTGGCGGCCATCGGCATTTTCCCCACCACGCAGCTTGTGGACCGCGCGCAAATGACCGAACGGCGTGACAATTATGACTATGATGTCACCACCTATTCCTGGGGCATGTCGCTGTCACCGGGCAACGAGCAGCGGCTTTACTGGGGCAGCAACGGGGTGGAGCAGCCCGGCACGCGCAACTATGCGGGCGTCAATTCGCCCGCGGTCGATGCGATGGTGGAGGCCATGCTGACATCGCGCGATGATGCGGCCTTTACCGCCGCCGCCCAGGCGCTTGACCGTGCGCTGATGACCGGGCGCTATGTGGTGCCGTTCTGGTATAACCCCGAAAGCTGGCTGGCGCATGATGCACGGCTGCGCTACCCCGACTATATCCCGATCTATGGCGACTGGGTCGGCTTTTTGCCCGATGTCTGGTGGTGGGAGGACGCTGAGTAG
- a CDS encoding 3-hydroxybutyrate dehydrogenase codes for MTSLSNKLAVITGSNSGIGLGVAEVLAAAGANIVLNSFTDRDEDHALAADLAKRHGVKVRYIAADMSKGDDCRQLIAKAGDVDILVNNAGIQHVAAIEEFPAAKWDAIIAINLTSSFHTIAAALPGMRKRGWGRIVNIASAHGLTASPFKSAYVSAKHGVVGLTKTVGLETAEVNITCNAICPGYVLTPLIDSQIPDTMKKYNMTREQVIRDVLLERQPSKEFATIEQIGGTAVFLCSPAADQITGTTISLDGGWTAL; via the coding sequence ATGACATCACTCAGCAACAAACTGGCCGTGATCACCGGCTCGAATTCAGGCATTGGCCTTGGCGTGGCCGAGGTTCTGGCGGCGGCGGGCGCGAATATCGTGCTTAATTCCTTTACCGACCGCGACGAAGACCATGCGCTTGCCGCCGATCTGGCCAAGCGCCACGGGGTCAAGGTGCGCTATATCGCGGCCGACATGTCCAAGGGCGATGACTGCCGCCAGCTGATTGCCAAGGCGGGCGATGTGGATATTCTGGTCAACAATGCCGGCATTCAACATGTCGCCGCGATCGAGGAATTTCCCGCCGCGAAATGGGATGCGATCATAGCGATCAATCTGACATCCTCGTTCCACACCATTGCCGCCGCCCTGCCCGGAATGCGCAAGCGTGGCTGGGGGCGGATTGTGAATATCGCCTCGGCGCATGGGCTAACGGCGAGCCCGTTCAAATCGGCCTATGTATCGGCCAAGCATGGCGTTGTCGGGCTGACCAAGACCGTCGGGCTGGAAACGGCAGAGGTGAACATCACCTGCAACGCCATCTGCCCCGGCTATGTGCTGACCCCGCTGATCGATTCCCAGATTCCCGACACGATGAAGAAATACAATATGACCCGCGAGCAGGTCATCCGTGATGTCTTGCTGGAGCGCCAGCCGTCCAAGGAATTCGCCACGATCGAGCAGATCGGCGGCACGGCGGTGTTTCTGTGCAGCCCGGCAGCAGACCAGATTACCGGCACGACCATCTCGCTTGATGGCGGCTGGACCGCGCTGTAA
- a CDS encoding patatin-like phospholipase family protein: MAKMRRINLALQGGGAHGAFTWGVLDRFLQEPGLEIAGISGTSAGALNGAALKSGLVAGGAEAARENLAWLWAQVGAVNDPRLLQWMAPQQAGLERFNSLLGPFAPQAVAEAIGRVFSPYDYGVFYANPLQDIAERFRYDDVCHSAGPALHIAATNVRSGKIRVFSNADISAKVILASACLPTLFQAIEIPDAKTGRLEAYWDGGYTGNPALFPLFDPKLPNDIVIVNINPLERDSLPRTAQDIQNRINEISFNSSLLRELRAIQFVKTLIADGHIDPGKMKDVFVHMVADDALMNRLTAATKAYAGPTLLAELKAAGQDAAEGFLSAHSDDLNKRGSVDLRAMFS; encoded by the coding sequence ATGGCCAAAATGCGCCGCATAAACCTGGCCCTGCAGGGTGGCGGGGCGCATGGCGCATTTACATGGGGCGTGCTTGACAGGTTCCTGCAAGAACCCGGGCTGGAAATTGCCGGCATTTCCGGCACATCGGCGGGCGCGTTGAACGGCGCGGCGCTCAAATCCGGGCTGGTGGCTGGCGGGGCGGAAGCCGCGCGCGAAAACCTTGCCTGGTTATGGGCCCAGGTCGGCGCGGTGAACGACCCGCGCCTGTTGCAATGGATGGCGCCGCAACAGGCCGGGCTGGAGCGTTTCAACAGCCTGCTTGGCCCCTTCGCCCCGCAAGCCGTGGCCGAAGCCATTGGCCGGGTGTTCAGCCCCTATGACTATGGGGTTTTCTACGCCAATCCGCTGCAAGACATCGCCGAGCGGTTTCGCTATGACGATGTGTGCCACAGCGCAGGTCCGGCGCTGCATATCGCGGCGACCAATGTGCGCAGCGGCAAGATCAGGGTCTTTTCCAATGCCGATATCTCGGCCAAGGTCATTCTCGCCTCGGCCTGCCTGCCCACGCTGTTTCAGGCCATCGAAATCCCCGATGCGAAAACCGGCAGGCTGGAGGCCTATTGGGATGGCGGCTATACTGGCAACCCGGCGCTGTTTCCTTTGTTCGACCCGAAGCTGCCCAATGACATTGTGATCGTGAATATCAACCCCCTGGAGCGTGACAGCCTGCCGCGCACGGCCCAGGATATTCAGAACCGCATCAACGAAATCAGCTTCAATTCGTCGCTGTTGCGCGAGTTGCGCGCCATTCAGTTTGTGAAAACCCTTATCGCCGACGGGCATATCGACCCCGGCAAGATGAAGGATGTATTCGTGCATATGGTCGCCGATGATGCGCTGATGAACCGGCTGACGGCCGCCACCAAGGCCTATGCCGGGCCAACATTGCTGGCCGAGCTTAAAGCCGCAGGCCAAGACGCCGCTGAAGGCTTTCTAAGCGCGCATAGCGATGATCTGAACAAACGTGGCAGCGTCGATTTGCGGGCGATGTTCAGCTAG
- a CDS encoding helix-turn-helix domain-containing protein, with the protein MSDLNQPSILSVARASGATETVEHLDLGLRVRELRKARNWTLEQAAQQAGLARSTLSKIENGQMSPTFDAVRKLATGLNISIPQLFTAPKDARVLGRRSVTRAGQGKRHITATYEHEILAGDITQKAMLPYRATVRARAMDEFDGWVRHDGEEFMYVLTGAIVFYTEFYEPVDMRRGDSSYYDATMGHNVISTSDEDAVILWVTSLG; encoded by the coding sequence ATGAGCGATTTGAACCAACCTTCCATTCTGTCCGTGGCCCGTGCAAGCGGCGCCACCGAAACGGTTGAGCATCTCGACCTTGGTCTGCGCGTGCGCGAGCTGCGCAAGGCGCGCAACTGGACACTGGAGCAGGCCGCGCAACAGGCCGGGCTGGCGCGCTCGACCCTGTCCAAAATTGAGAACGGCCAGATGTCGCCCACATTCGATGCCGTGCGCAAGCTGGCTACCGGGCTGAATATTTCGATTCCGCAGCTTTTTACCGCGCCAAAGGATGCGCGCGTGCTGGGGCGGCGCTCGGTCACACGGGCCGGGCAGGGCAAGCGGCATATCACGGCCACTTACGAGCATGAAATTCTGGCCGGAGACATTACCCAAAAGGCCATGCTGCCCTACCGCGCCACGGTGCGGGCGCGCGCAATGGACGAGTTCGATGGCTGGGTGCGCCATGATGGCGAAGAATTCATGTATGTGCTGACGGGCGCGATTGTGTTTTATACCGAGTTTTACGAGCCGGTAGACATGCGCCGTGGCGACAGTTCCTATTACGATGCCACGATGGGCCATAACGTGATTTCAACCAGCGACGAAGATGCGGTGATTTTATGGGTGACGTCCTTGGGTTAA
- a CDS encoding DsbA family oxidoreductase, translated as MSTRLDIISDPICPWCYIGKARLEAALQNAPAGVFEIHWHPFQLNPDMPPEGRDRREYLEGKFGGKEGAVRAYAPVATAAEESGLVMNLEKIARTPNTLDAHRLIHWAGVEGVQNAVVDALFDANFVQGLDISDHEVLADIAEAAGMARAPTLALLQSDADRDDIQARDKQAREMGVGGVPCFIVANKYAVEGAQPAETWANIIAEIDALVRGKPDAPN; from the coding sequence ATGAGTACACGGCTTGACATCATCTCCGACCCGATCTGCCCCTGGTGCTATATCGGCAAGGCGCGGCTGGAAGCTGCGCTGCAAAACGCGCCCGCCGGTGTGTTTGAAATCCACTGGCACCCGTTTCAGCTAAACCCCGATATGCCGCCCGAAGGCCGCGACCGGCGCGAATATCTGGAAGGCAAGTTTGGCGGCAAGGAAGGGGCCGTGCGCGCCTATGCCCCCGTGGCCACAGCGGCCGAAGAAAGCGGGCTGGTCATGAACCTTGAAAAGATCGCCCGCACGCCCAACACGCTGGATGCACACCGGCTTATCCATTGGGCCGGGGTGGAAGGCGTGCAAAATGCCGTGGTTGACGCATTGTTCGATGCCAATTTCGTGCAAGGGCTGGATATTTCCGACCATGAGGTTCTGGCCGATATCGCCGAGGCGGCGGGGATGGCGCGCGCGCCAACGCTGGCGCTTTTGCAATCCGACGCCGACCGCGATGATATTCAGGCGCGCGACAAACAGGCCCGCGAAATGGGCGTGGGCGGTGTGCCCTGCTTCATCGTCGCCAATAAATATGCCGTTGAGGGCGCGCAGCCTGCCGAGACCTGGGCGAATATCATTGCCGAAATTGACGCGCTTGTGCGCGGCAAGCCCGACGCGCCCAACTAG